From a single Penaeus vannamei isolate JL-2024 chromosome 25, ASM4276789v1, whole genome shotgun sequence genomic region:
- the LOC113810204 gene encoding tax1-binding protein 3 homolog — MTTTAFSHEPGTAMECLSIPITLEKEAGLDEHGRQVLKCGFKIGGGIDQDFMKSPQGYTDNGIYCTEVHDGSAAARAGLRVHDKILQCNGYDFTMVTHKKAVDYIKKHPVLNLLVARKGVTHS, encoded by the exons ATGACAACAACAGCCTTCTCGCATGAGCCAGGCACTGCTATGGAATGCCTGAGCATACCTATCACCTTAGAGAAGGAGGCTGGTCTTGATGAGCATGGAAGACAG GTCCTAAAATGCGGATTCAAGATTGGAGGTGGAATAGACCAGGACTTCATGAAAAGTCCACAGGGCTACACAGACAATGGCATTTACTGTACAGAG GTCCACGATGGCAGTGCCGCAGCACGAGCTGGACTCCGCGTCCATGACAAGATCCTCCAGTGCAACGGCTATGACTTCACAATGGTGACACACAAGAAAGCTGTGGACTACATCAAGAAGCACCCTGTTCTAAATCTCCTTGTGGCCCGCAAGGGAGTTACACACTCATAA